In the Cucurbita pepo subsp. pepo cultivar mu-cu-16 chromosome LG17, ASM280686v2, whole genome shotgun sequence genome, CAAACAAAAGTTTCGTAAGGAACTTGAACAGGCTATACCATGagacaaacaacaaacaaaagatctaaaatcttctttccaaaCAGATTCAATTCGGAACTCTAAGATCTTCTTTCCAAACGAAAGTTTCGTAAGGAACTCGAACACGTTACCATGagacaaacaacaaacaaaagatcTAAGATCTTCTTTCCAAACAGACTCGATTCGGAACTATTATATGTCCAAGGTCCAATATTGAAATACTTTGTCCGGGTCAACCAACAATTTGAAATGCCTCgactttttgacttttttagaACAAGTTCGAGTGAAATAGTAATGATTCGAATGGGTCGCACTCGTTAGCCAAATTCCAACACAAAGGTACAGTATTTATTTCTTGGCCAGAAATGAAGTGGTTGAAGAACTCTGCATTGGAAATTAGTgagcaaaacaaaagaaggaaGCATTGAACAGTTTCAACCGCCATTGGATTTGATCCCCAACTTCCAAAACGAACAAAACGAAACAGGTTGCCCTTTCCACCATAGCCCTACGCATCCATCTTTCTCTTCAACTCTCATCTCCCAGTTGTTATCATACCTTCTCATTGAAGCTCGAGCCGTATCAATGGTGTCTTCACCGAACAACTTTCTTGCAAATCCAGCATTTCTCATTCTTTCGCaccatttttccatttcctcGTTCATTTCGCCTTCGTTCCTCAGCGCCTTTGCGGCTTCGCCTTCCATCACCTTTCTTTCCTCGCTTTCTCGACCTTTGAATGCGGAGCTTGTTGAATCCAGGAATCTCCATAGGTATTCAACTTTTCTTGTGAATCCGGTGTCGAAATTTCCGCAGTTGTTACAGCTACATGCCATGTTGTTTTCGCTTAGAATCACAGCTTTCGGTTCCATTTTTCTTAGGTTTTGTAAGAACTCGAATCTTTCGTCTGGAGCGTAGTGTTTCAATTGGTGGAGTCTGAACTGTGCGCAAACGATTAAGATTTCGTCCGGAAACTTGCCGATTACTTGCGAATTCAAACTCTGTAGCGAGCGATTGTCGAGGCGGTTGATCTGTAAATTGATGTTTAATGATTTCGCGAAGCTAAGAAGCCGAGAGGAGATGTTGTCTCCCGGTGGACCAATCGAAAACGGCGTCTCTGCATTTTGATCATGTTCGAGGGTTGGAGCGATGACTGTGAGGCGAATTAGCGGCGGGGGTCCACCGGAACGGCGAGTTAAGGCCTCGAGCAGCGTCGGCCATTGCACACCATGAGAAACCCCGATGTCAAGAATGTGAAGATTGCGCGAGCGATTAGGTTCTTCAGAGAGAATGTGGAGAATCGAAGAATTTGCGATGTTATTCGGAAAAGCAAACCATGGACTCACCTCGTGGAATTTAATCAACGACCTCTGGAAGAATCGAGGGTCTGTCGAAGCAAAAGTAACTGGCGCAAgtgtggaagaagaagaagaacatgaagaattGGAGGACaggtaatgggccaaagctcGGAGACCATAGGCGGCGAGCCGGTGGTTAGCATCGCCGGTGGGCGAGGCGAGCTCTTGAAGAACACAAAGAAGGTGATGTACTCTTGTTGCATCCCCTTTTATGATAGCATTAGCACAAGGATTTAGCAATTGCTCTGCCCACCTTCCTTCCTTGTTATTCCCATTATTATTGTTACTCCCTGTGGCTTTTGATGAATTCCTTTTGTTCCCCACTGATTTCTTCATCACAGTCACACCTGCAACAGCTCCACTGCTTTTATCTGCACCATTTTTGCTCTGATTGTTCTGGTTCTTCCTCTGATTCTGTTGGGTTTGCGATGGTTTATGAACTGTATCATCAggagcttttcttttcttagtCAAATCAGATGGCGTCAAGTGATGGGAAGTGGAATTGTTAGGTGGTTTAGTACTGACAGTGGTGGGGGAACTGCTTAGACAGCCATTAATCAGATCTTGGCCTATGTCTTGGTTCTCATCCCACCATTGATAGCAGTTTATAGAGCTAGAGTTGTAGGAATCATCCGGGAAcggggaagaaaaaaaaggaactgAATCCGCTAACCAATCCAATATATGATCTTCAATGGTCATTTTGCTTGGTGAAAAGTATTTCAGACagagagggaaagagaagaTATCCTTTTGATGAGGGGAGGGAGGGAGAAAAATGGAGTTCAAGGGGTTGCTGGGTTTATGGTGGAGGCTCATTGACTAAAAGATTAGGATAGAGCCAATAATGTTTGCATTAAAATAAGGCAAGGGGTCACTTACAACCTCCATAAACAGACAATGGTGGGGTATTTTCTAAGCTATTTGTGCTGTTCTTTTGGAGGATTTGATGTTTGGTTTAGGTATTTTAAAGTCGAAATGAAAAAGTCGGGCACTGTCTCTTCCTCAGTCTGGGTTGTTAGTTAACTCATCATTCTTTTGTATTGTGAAAAAAGTATGCAGTGGTGGTTGGAATCCATGAATGGGATTTGGTGGAGGAATCTTTCAAGCTTTTAGCCATGGTTTTGAGCTTTGAACGTAttagttttttgttcttaaaaaattgaaacatctCTCCAAACCCCTTTTTGGAGGCTTTAAATCCtgaaaaaagtatatattcttggtcttattttatttccatttgtTGTTTATCCAGGTATCATGATTGGATGTTCGAGGAACTAAAGTTGACTTCAGCTGGAACAAACTTTTAAATCATTGGTTAGTTCATCGGTTCCTTTCGTTATTAACTACTAGTTTTATCTATCCTTATCTGCTGTCAGTTCATTGATTTCCTTTGATGATTTGCAACAAAATTGCAAATTTTCTGCCTTTTAATGATTCTTTTCCAATCTTTACTGGTAATAGTTCAAACCCATGCTCCCATTTGAATCTCATTCTTAGTTAAGGTATCTATGGAATCTGTTCTATCTGGAACCATTCATCTTGACTTAGTTCAATCAAATTGGTTATTGAAGTGGAAGAAACTGAtactttttatcttttcaaaGCAAATCAAGCTCATAAATACACATTAAAAATGTTGGGGGAGGGGGGAGGGGGTATGGGGAGACACTTGAAATCAACTAATTTAAATGACATTAACATACAAATAGCAATGGAAAAGAACATCAATCAAATTTGTTACTTGGAAATGCAGGATGACTGAAGCAAACACATCCTTTGGCCAATTCTAACCACTCCCGCCGAGAATAGCCTTGAACTTTTTCACNGGGGGAGGGGGTGTGGGGAGACACTTGAAATCAACTAATTTAAATGACATTAACATACAAATAGCAATGGAAAAGAACATCAATCAAATTTGTTACTTGGAAATGCAGGATGACTGAAGCAAACACATCCTTTGGCCAATTCTAACCACTCCCGCCGAGAATAGCCTTGAACTTTTTCACCAGAGCGGGGTCGAGAAAAGTGGTCTTCGACACCAAGTCAGTACTCAAGTCGTTGGCAAACAGAGCAAAGTCAGTGATTTGGAGACCAGGGCTTGGGCTGCTAAATACAGGATAACCAACGGCAGTCACACCACCAGCATTAATCTGAAAATGTAGCAACCCTTGTGGGAATATCATGAGATCTCCCTTTTTAAGAGTCTTCACGAAGACAGCATTAGCGGAAGAGATAAAACCAGCCTGAATGATACCCTGAGTCACAATCAGCAATTCTGAAGCTCCTGGGTGTGTGTGAAGTGGTATAACACCACCAGGAAGCAAGTCTAACCGAGCAGCCGAGAGACCGAGTCCATTCACGCCTGGATACTGCTCCACAAACGCTGGGGTGACTGCAGCTTTGATTAGACTTGTTATGTTTCCAGCACCGCTTAGGCCTGAGTACACGAAGTCATCTGCAGTCACGGCGCTCTTGCAGGCGTAGCCTGCTGGCCCTTGTGGACCTTTTAGATCAGCAACGCAGAAGTCTTGGACGGCTGCATTggaaagagagaagaggagGGCAATGACAAATAGGGAGTGAAACATTTTGGTTTCCTTTTCGGGAAATGGTATAGTTTCTTGATGAGTTCCATGGAGTTTATATAGAAAGTAAGTACTCAATGGCTTCCCTTACTCCCAAGTTGCACCAACATTCACTCAATGCTAGGATAGGAAGAttgatgaatgaatgaatgagagCCACTGCATCTGAGCATGTGGCTGCTAATGAAGATCAGATTAtcagagaaagaaacagaatcTCTCTTTTATGAACTTTATGACACAATGTTTGGATATTCTTCTGCCCATCTAGGACGCATAATGTTGCAAGTAGGATAAAGAAGGAGATGAAGCAAATAGTGATGGATTAATAAGCTAAAATATGCTTACCATTCAGGATTAACACAAGGATATGCGATGAAAGTGGAGTGGACCAGCTGCACATGGGCAGTGGAAAATCTGTATAAGAAGCCAACTTTTAGGTTAGCTAAGGTCCAGTTCAAGACGTTCCATCAAGTCTCTCTGTATCACATGGCACCATGAATGGACTTGTGGCCTTGATGAACTCCCTGCCATGGCGTTCAGGCTGTCTGCATTTATTCAAGAAGGCACTTTTCCTCATCTGGAAAATTAACAGTTGAGATTACTACAATTCATGGCTTTCCAAATCAAAACAGATGTGGGGAGGGAGAAGGGATGAAAAATCATATCTTCTattccatttgtaataattgtGTTATGTGATCCTCCATACTTCGGACTCGAGATTGTAAATAAAGACTatcaatcataaattaaatgtcaTCCATGGTAACGACAATAAACTCGAGGCCTATACTAATATGACTGCCAAATATTTTGTACAGTTAATCTTATGGCCATGTTTCCAGATAATGCATCTTGATATTATACAGCCTAAAAAAATGCTTTCGAAAAGTCGTATCTCTAAGAACCATCACACTCCACACAAAGTTCAGGTCCCCTCTGAAATGGCATCCCTCCTCTAAATCTCATATTATTGTTGTATCCCTGAACCGACACCGGGGTAATTTCACCGAATAGTCGAGATCTACCAGCATTCTACCAGCATAAGTTTCAAACGTAGTTAATACATCAGAACCTCGTCATTTGCTGCAGTAACTGCGAACCAGTTGTCTGTGACAATAGTTGTTCTGAGCTTGATGAAGGTCTCATTAGGTTGTT is a window encoding:
- the LOC111778508 gene encoding nodulation-signaling pathway 1 protein; this translates as MSLHHKPSNPLNSIFLPPSPHQKDIFSFPLCLKYFSPSKMTIEDHILDWLADSVPFFSSPFPDDSYNSSSINCYQWWDENQDIGQDLINGCLSSSPTTVSTKPPNNSTSHHLTPSDLTKKRKAPDDTVHKPSQTQQNQRKNQNNQSKNGADKSSGAVAGVTVMKKSVGNKRNSSKATGSNNNNGNNKEGRWAEQLLNPCANAIIKGDATRVHHLLCVLQELASPTGDANHRLAAYGLRALAHYLSSNSSCSSSSSTLAPVTFASTDPRFFQRSLIKFHEVSPWFAFPNNIANSSILHILSEEPNRSRNLHILDIGVSHGVQWPTLLEALTRRSGGPPPLIRLTVIAPTLEHDQNAETPFSIGPPGDNISSRLLSFAKSLNINLQINRLDNRSLQSLNSQVIGKFPDEILIVCAQFRLHQLKHYAPDERFEFLQNLRKMEPKAVILSENNMACSCNNCGNFDTGFTRKVEYLWRFLDSTSSAFKGRESEERKVMEGEAAKALRNEGEMNEEMEKWCERMRNAGFARKLFGEDTIDTARASMRRYDNNWEMRVEEKDGCVGLWWKGQPVSFCSFWKLGIKSNGG
- the LOC111778510 gene encoding auxin-binding protein ABP19a-like isoform X1, which gives rise to MFHSLFVIALLFSLSNAAVQDFCVADLKGPQGPAGYACKSAVTADDFVYSGLSGAGNITSLIKAAVTPAFVEQYPGVNGLGLSAARLDLLPGGVIPLHTHPGASELLIVTQGIIQAGFISSANAVFVKTLKKGDLMIFPQGLLHFQINAGGVTAVGYPVFSSPSPGLQITDFALFANDLSTDLVSKTTFLDPALVKKFKAILGGSG
- the LOC111778510 gene encoding auxin-binding protein ABP19a-like isoform X2; translated protein: MFHSLFVIALLFSLSNAAVQDFCVADLKGPQGPAGYACKSAVTADDFVYSGLSGAGNITSLIKAAVTPAFVEQYPGVNGLGLSAARLDLLPGGVIPLHTHPGASELLIVTQGIIQAGFISSANAVFVKTLKKGDLMIFPQGLLHFQINAGGVTAVGYPVFSSPSPGLQITDFALFANDLSTDLVSKTTFLDPALVKKFKAILGGSG